aatttgtttttgctgagaTCCTTTGTCTTGGACTAAGAAAGTTCAAACCCAATTGGCACAGACGGCACACGACACAAGCTCACGTTCTAGCAGAGGGCTCAAACACAGGTACCATTAAGTTGCTTCCCAGCCACTGAAAGAACCCTCATTACAGACTGACCGGTAGACAGGAGGCAAGCTCACAAGGTTTAACAGTGGAAGGAACTACATGCAAACTTAAGGAAGAGTACCTCTAAGTTCTAAGAACCTAGGACTCCCGAAAGAATGGGATCTTGGGCAGAGAAAATTAAGAACAGTACAGGGAAGTAGAGCAAAGCTACAACATCACGCCTGCGCATTACTTGCTAGTGAGTAGCAGTGCTCAGACTATGGAGGAACCGCTGATACACACCCGGCTTGGTCATTATCCGGCAGCAGACACGTACCTGGGTCAATGATGGCCAGCGTGCACACTCTGTAGTATTTGCCACAGGCTGTACCCAACTCAATGTTGTTGCCGCTGTAATGGTGGACACCGGTCTTTGCGAGCATAGCGTAGTACTCAATCTCTGACTTCCTGAGATTCAAAAACTGGATATTAAAGCACTGACAAACAATTCTGATCGAACATAATACAGCAACAGCAGTGCTAACTCCAACCACACTTAAACTCTAcagttttcctcctctcccagaaAAACACATCTATTTCTTGCCAGAAAACCTAACAGTCCCCtactttatttctgcatctACACTTTCTTTAACCTGTCAGATACTCCTTGATGACAAAAAGGGCCCTGAAATTCAACAAGGAACATGTGAGAAGATGGAAATTGCCAAAGACTTcgttttcaaaaaaaaatatttctatggcCAGGAGCTTTAAGTTATAACTTAACTTTGACAGCAAATTCTGtattcttcaaatatattttaaatcagtgtCAACTACCAGTTTTTCCTAcctgtaaaattattttccgATATACTactttgaaaaagcaagaatCGAGTCCCACTACACTTCCAATGAATGCTACCACAGTGTGAAAAAACTCACAGCATATTCTCTAATGTGAGCTCTTGGTATTAGGAAGCTAAAAAACACCTGGGAAGCATTTTAATACATCCAGCCCTGAATTCATATACACCAAGCAACCCACCATGTTTAATTCATAGTGCTATGGAGTATGCCAATAAGCTACTCTGTATTACCAATTCACACGAAGCACATGCTGTATTTATACAAAGCACTCGCCTTAGCTTAAAAAAGTAGTAATTCATACATCTGCTTACCTCAAAGCTGGGCAGTTGTTGGCGAGGATGACCAGCTTGGCTTTGCCCTGCCGAATCATTTTCAGAGTCTGTTTGTATCCTAGCACATATTTACCACTTTTCATAACCAGCTGAAGCCTAGAGTTTATGGACTCCAGGGactttttctgaagacaaaaaaaaaaagctttattatgTGCTACTTTGCCTTTGACAGAATGGCAGGAAACATAAGGTGAAGAAATTCCAACTACAAGCAATCTTTTCATGATTTATTATTTGCAATGCAGAACAAAGAGCCAGCACACCATACGACTGTGGATAAGGATGATGCTGATACTTTGCTTGCCCAACTTCATCAAAATGCCTCTTACCaattacacagagaaaaaagcattattGGTGCTACCTATGTCAATCAACATAAGTGGTATAAGAAACGTGCCTTTGCAAAGCTCAGCTAAGTCAAGTCGAAATCCATACTACCTCCACCTTACAAAGCTGAGCCAGGCTCTGCATACGGCACTTCCCTGGGCACGTGTTGACAGCATTAAGCGGGTAGGCAAAGCCAAGCAATCGCATGCAAAACGCTCAGCCCCCCCAACACGAGAACATGGTGCTCGTGCAACAGCAAGTGCCACCACCTAATAAGAAACCCATGCTTGCTGGAACAACCTTGAAATTATAGTAAAAAGATGGCAGGAAACGCAAAGTCTGAGCTCCACCACCCTACCACCCACgccaggagcacagcaccagctcccctttcctccccctaGCACAGGGACCCCGTGAGCAACCTGGGATGCCCTATGGCGGGGAGCCGAGCCCACAAGAACCGGCCTCAGGCCGTGCCCCTCAGAGGCCCCCCCGGgtcccctcagagccccccgGGGACCCCTCAGAAGCCCCCCggctcccctcagcgccccgcccgccgccggcagAGGCCCGGTCGCCACCCCACGAGGCCACGCGGCGGCCGGCCGCCACTCACCGTCTTCTTGGCGGCCACCATGTCGCTGGCTGGCGTCGGCTGGGGCGGGAACTGGAACACACAGAGGACGACCGGGGGTCGGGTTAGCGCCCGGCTGcggccccccgagccccccccgcgccgcccggccccggccccactCACCGCTGAGGCGCCGCCAAGATGGCCGCCACGAACCAAAGGAGCGAGCCCCGGCACGCACCGCCTCTCCCCGCCGCGCCAGCTCTCGCGAGAGGCGCGAACGCGCCGCAGCCCCGCCCCGGTCCCTCCCTCCGGCTGTCAATCCGCCCCCGCGCACGGCTCCCATTGGCTTagcgcggggagggggcggggcgaggcggggggACGTGAGGAGTACGGTCTGCGAAATGGCGGCCGCGCCTCAGCGGCCCAGGGTGGTGGTCTTGCTCGCTCGCTCTCCTCATCGTGTCCCTCATCCCCAGCGCCTTATGGCGCTCTGTGTCTCGCGGAGCGATTTTAAACgcttgtttttctcccctcGCAGCCTCCGGGAGGCTTCAGGCGCCGCTCAAGGAGAGGCCCAGGCGGCCTGCCTTCCCCTgtgaggaaggggaagggacgCTGACGGGCAGCCCCTGACCGAACAGGGCCCCAGTGCCGAGCTGCGGGCGTTATGGCCCCAGCGGGTGCGGGGTGGCTCCTTCGTGGCTGCCCGTGTTGGCAGGCTCAACTTTGGGCATGCTTCATAAACGCCATGGCTCTGCTCAAGGCAAaggcctctcctctccctccctctctcaaCACGGGGCACAGAAACAAAGTCCTACCCCTGTGGGCTTTGGAAACAACTGTCtttgaaaatactgagaaatttTCTGAGTACGCACTACTGGAGAATGCAGTTAGGATGTGAGGAAGTTACAGCTGTGATAGTGTTGTCTGTAGGTTCGTGCTCAGTACAACCTGCCAATAAGCACACAGAGTCAGAATCTACACAAaggtcttttaattaaaagctttgGGACTACAGGAGGTCCCGTGGCACTGCCCAGCATGGGAAGACATCCCAGAGCAGCGTAGGTATTGGGGAGGAGTGGGCAGCACAGGTTCAGGTGATGCCTGCCTGGACACTGCAGGGACTGAGTGAGGTTGGGATCTGGGGTGTTATTTTGGAGTGTTCCCCTGTGaaaccctgcagcagctgagaggcCCAGTCTGTCCCAGAGGGCTGGCCCAGGATGCTTGGGGACGAGCCCCAGCCTCTGTACTCTCTGCAACACTTCTTCTAGGAGCAGATGCTTGCTTTCTCTGTCCATGGTCAGACATCTTCCATACCAGTGTTCACTGCATTTCAACAGCACCCTAAGTACTGATGGTGTAAGGGAGAAGGCATCCATCATCTCCTGCGGATCTTTGGCACCTCTGCGTGCCCAACCCATCTCTGCTGCAGAGGTGATACTGGCTATGCTACCTCTAAATCTACAGGTCAGATGAATCGTGCCTAGTCCACAGTCAActcttttcaaaattatacGGTTCCCTAATAGAAACATCTGGACAGGGAAGTCTGCCTGCAGTACAGTAGGTCTTCTGCTGGTATGACTTTGTGCTGTTAGGACACACCGCATCATGTGCATCTCAATGTATGTGTTTTATGATGAAATTACAAAGCTAGCATAAAAGCATTTCTAGATTTGCCTAGGTTGGCATAAGCATGGGAGAGCATTGTATTTGTTGGCTTTCGGAAGTTTGATGCCTTTGTGTGTTATgtagcaaaaaaatgaaaaacaaagccaatACATACCAGAATCAATTACAGTAGGATGCTTATGTGAATATAGTTTATTTTGACCaaggaagggaaataatttCTAGAAATATATTGATATGTCTTTCTACTGATATGGATGCCTTCAcatagatgtttttttttttttctggtatatGGTCACACACCTtatcaaatatttatacaagTAAAGCCTTTTCAGTGGCAAGCAGCCTTTGGTCAAAATGCACGCCATCATCCCAGTCATTTCCCTGTGTACAAACTGGGTGAAAACTTAAGTTTTTAGCAGGCCAGTTTAAGAACCTAGATAAAAATCCAACCTGCTAACattaagatgaaaatgaaataaaggtatataaggggaaaaaaaatcaccaagcTTCAGCTGACCTTAAATTTAACaacagaaattcaaatattGGTCCATCACTGATTGAAAAGTTCTTTGGGAATAATTTCTAGATGAAGCACATATGAATAATATATGCACTATTTAAGTCATAATatgaaaatgttacattttgaTGGCTTCCTGTAGTCCAACTTTACTTATTGAAACAAGTTCATTTTCAGCCCTTCACAGAGCATAATTAACTcaattttgaagcatttttcaaacttttctttgtcAGCTTTGTCCCATTCTTTTCttgttcctcttcctctttgtgTCCCAACACTCAGGTGCACTGCTGTTATTCCCACTGCCAAGTtgtgccttttcttttaattctttaaatttttaCCTAGTTGTTTGTGGTCATCTCAAATATTCTTCTTGCGTTTTGAAATTACTCACAAGAGAGTATAAAGCTCAGTGGGCCTAGTGAATTCCTCATTGCAGTTCCAGTCGACTATGCCATGTTTCatgttattttgcaaaatttggGAATCCTGCACAGCTCCTGAAGAGGGAGCTGTTTGTAAGGGTACTCCTTGCAACATCAGCTCAAATTAGGAGAAAATGTAGTACTTCCCTTAAAAGCTTGTAGAACTAGTTCTTTCCAGtgatgtgtttttaaagaaaaaacaaacaaagaaatgccTTTCTGAAAGAACTTTCTGTCAGAAACTAGTCACTGGGACCCAAATTGTGACACTAATTCTGGATATGTGAGGAAATAGAGTCAGAAATAGGCCTTTGCACTTGTTCCTCACACCCCAAATCTCCCTTATGTGGTCGTGCAGGTATCTTCTGAGAGTCTGTGGTTCATAAAATGTCTCTCATAAAGGCAAAGGGCTGTCTCAAGTCAGATGAAGTCAACAACAGTAGTAAGAAAAGGCTTTGGCCCCTTGAAAATTCCTTAAACAATATTACATGGCCACTAAATATCAGTCAGCAGCTTGAGTGCATGTGCATTTACAATGCGCTGTTCCAGAATTAAAGCACGGGGAAAGCATTGAGGCTGCGTTTGGCATGCAGGCCAAGTGCCGTTCCCTCTGCAAGGGGTGCTGTGCTCCTCCCCATGATTATGCCACATTACAGCgttgcagcagaaaaaaagaaaaaaaaaagtaaaaaaaaaaaaaaaaagtgagggaaGCACAGATGCCACCATttccaacagcaacaacaacaacaaaaaaagtctcaaGGTGATGAGAGCCAGGGAGCAGCTGCCAATGTCAGGAAAACCATCATTACTTCTCCCATCAAGGTCTTCCTGCCCTAAAGGAGCCACTGTGGACACATCCaaccctcctgcctgccccagtGGCCAAGTTAGGCCAGGAAGATCAACTTCTTCAGGGGTGAAGCTGGTCTTTTTttatggtgagggtgacagagcactggagcaggctgcccagggatgttgtggaatctccttctctggagactttcaaaacccacctggacgtgttcctgtgtgacctgatctaggtgttcctgctccagcagggggattggactagaggatctttcaaggtcccttccaatccctaatactctgtgattctgtgaggtCTCTCACCACCTTcctcttgtgtgtgtgtaatcaGGTTCTGTAAGAAGACACCAGTTAAAGGTATTTGGAGGCATAAACTAGGAGCGTGAAAGACAGGAGAGAAGTCACTGGTGGAACACTGACATAGCTAAAAAACTGAAGAGCAGCTTCATCATTCGGGATCTGGAGGAAAATGCAACAAACTCAGAATATGAAAAATCCTAAGTGATCTAGAAGGCGAAAAATGTGCAAGATCATaaagaaactttatttcctttgagTCTGGACACGTGATCACAAATTATTGAGTCATGGCTGGATTAACAGTCTAATTGTCCTGCTTTAGCTGGGATCATAATTTCATGATACATCAACTTCAATAGAGATGGCAGCTAAAGGAGTTCCCAcccaaagccttttttttttttttttcttttttttcagagttgtttttaACTCAAGCCAGTGATTCATTTCATAATGCCATCTCAGCTGTACTGACACAGGCCATGGGATGTCCTGCTGTGGGTGGGAATGAGCTGGGACCCGGGGAGGGGAGAGGCGCAGGGCAAGGGAGGAAGCTCCTGAGGCTGCATCACCACTGACAGCCAAAACTACAGAGCAAGCCATGGTAGCAGAGCGTACGCATGCTTGAGGAAAGCCAGGCAAGTTAACAGGTTTTGCTTCACAGCGGGGGCTGGCTAGGATCGTGGATGTGGTCTCTTGCAAGTTCAGCTGCAAGCAGTAAGTACTGACCATACTCTGCAAAGGCACATGCATTTCTGCCGAGAAATCCCAAAGAAACTTTCTCCCCACGTTATAGAACTTCAGGCATTGCCCCCTCAAATGCGACGGTAATAACGCCATCATTGGCTTACTAACAGAGGAGCGTCCCTCCCTGATCATCTAAAAATTACGTGTAATCTGATGACAATAAAAtgaagcagtaagaaaaaaagaaaagtgcacTAATTATGTATGCTGCTGCAGATGATATATGATCAAGTGGGAGGAAGTAATGGAAAGATCTCTGTTGAatgaagaaagataaagaataatactgaagtctgaaaaacaaGTGGTATGTGGATACTATTTGGCATAGCCTGGGATGGATCATTCTGTTAAATTCTCTGAACTCTGTTTTTTATAAAGCTgaaccagcagcactgctgactTTCAGAGAAAGCGCGCATCTCCCTGACAGCCTGGGACTCGTGTGGCCTCTGCAGACATTCAGCACAGAGGAACGACTGAAGCTGTACCCCAGCTTGCCCCCGTTCCCTGCACTTGAGCAGAGAATGGGCAGAGCTCACAACTTGCTGCTTGTCAGAGCAGAGGGTGACTGATGGGATCAACCTTTTACCAGCAAAGAACCAGGAAATTTTGTGTGATGTGATTCAGGGGTGGGCTTTCAAATCACAACCTCTCCTAAACCCACCACAAGGCTGAGGCTGTGTATCTTTAGCTGTGCTTCAAGTGCCAGAAGTCACATTCTAGCCATGAGAGACAAGATCCAATTCAAAAAAGGAGATTGACCATTTGAAAAGCTAGGCCCATTTTACCAATATGACCAAAACATACTATTTTGATAGGATGCAGTATATAATTTCATGATAATGTATacaataaaaatgcaacataTAGAAAAACATAATCCTTTCTTACACTTCAGTCCCATTAAATTCTCTGCACAATTATATAACAACTTCGTGTGAACACCTGCGtccattattttctctttttgcactTGTCAGGGCCATTAAAAGTGACAGACTATGTTCTCTGACAATAATCACATTTACAGCAAATGCAAACGTTCATCCAATTTTCACAGGGTCGTGCACTGAACTATCCCCTTCATTGTCAGGCAAACAAATACAGCTCTTTGTTTCAGACCATTGGGAATTTGGAATCCAAGTAATGTACAGGTCTCTTGAGTCAGTATTCAAATCTCTTCCCAGCCATCCTTCCAATGACTTTActcagaggaaaggaggaagggaaggaagggaaggaagggaaggaagggagggagggaggaaaagagctGTAGAGAAAAATGGGCTGAATGCAGAAAGAAGGTTACCTCATTAGGGTACAGGGAAAATCTTGAGGTTAAATACTGTCTGTTATGAATACCTGGATATCTGCACACCTTGGATATGCTTTCAGTAAGTAAAAAGATGTTTAGcagtgcgtgtgtgtgtgtatacgcACGTATAAGtacatacatatacaaatatattcatatatatatatgtatagcaATCTTAGAGTGCCAGTAAAACaagatatttacattttctaagGGCCAAATTGTTCAGAAATCCAGAGATacaaatttctaaaaatagtaGGTAGTCTGATAAGAAGACCTTCAGattctctgctttcctggaaagcaCAAGGTACATCTTAGAAGCTAAGTGTCAAGGTCATTGCCATCccaggcaaaataaaaagctgtgtttcagaAGGCAGTTTTCTGCGGTTCATAAATCATCATCACAGAGCAGCTGTAAATGGAGCTACACAAATCTGCCTCAGTGGAAAATTTGGCCTGAATTGTCCACCACAATGAACTCTAGGATATTTTATTGCCTGGTCCGTATTgttctttctgtaaagaataGCCAAAGAGTTGAGAAAAGGAGtcatagtttaaaaaagaaaactcattatTAATATCACGTTTTGAAAAGTCTACTGTAATATGGTAAGTCCCAGGCTGTGAGTATATAGTTTCAGGGATCAGAAAGTAGATATAAATTCACTAGTTGGAGTAGGAATCTTGtccaaaatattcaaaattatgAACAGCTAGTGAGCTCCAGAACGAGTTAAATTAGCGAATGCCAAGTGCGGGTAGCCcagtcctgctgctcctcaccaGTTGGTCAGGACTGAAGGGCTCTTGGGAGAGTGagccaaaaaataaattctgttacAGAGAGAACAGTCACTGGAACAGCTTCCCCGGGGACGTGGTCGAATCCCCATCACTGGAGGTGCCAGGTAATCTCACCTAGGTTCCCTTTTCCTGGGGAAGCCTGAACCTGACGATCcttcaggtcccttccacctgggctgttctgtgattctcacCCCACACcagggggatctcatcactGTCTGTAAATCCctgaggggagggagcagggaggacggagccaggctgtgctcagtggtgcccagtgccaggacaggaggccctgggcacaaactggcccccaggaggctccccctgagcaccaggagcacttctgtgctgtgcgggtga
The genomic region above belongs to Cygnus atratus isolate AKBS03 ecotype Queensland, Australia chromosome 2, CAtr_DNAZoo_HiC_assembly, whole genome shotgun sequence and contains:
- the RPL30 gene encoding 60S ribosomal protein L30, encoding MVAAKKTKKSLESINSRLQLVMKSGKYVLGYKQTLKMIRQGKAKLVILANNCPALRKSEIEYYAMLAKTGVHHYSGNNIELGTACGKYYRVCTLAIIDPGDSDIIRSMPEQTSEK